One genomic region from Haloprofundus salinisoli encodes:
- the rad50 gene encoding DNA double-strand break repair ATPase Rad50 codes for MRFDRIRLKNFKPYADTDLELDEGVTVIHGLNGSGKSSLLEACFFALYGSKALDSTQTLEDVVTNGEEESEVELWFTHAGESYHVERRIRLSGDRATTAKCVLEGSAVPDGSVDGARDVRKFVVNLLRMDADAFVNCAYVRQGEVNKLINASPGERQDMIDDLLQLGKLEEYRERARSARLGVEDVLGDKRGGLRELSSQVEEKEETNPYDRLNALQTELGELKAAIERYETQREKAKKSRDEAVETLDDYEEKRAELAELADDIESLKSDIAETEEKRETLRENAREVRERADELTSTVTDAVAESELDAVDDDAISARLTALSTRNEELTESIQELRENAQGFENQSSNLAEKATDLESRAEQKRTRAEELEAEHETGESELDDRREALGEIDTQIDDLEATFEEAPVDRGDASAHLADLREEKSSLRDDLETVRTKLRSTRQRVEEARRLLDEGKCPECGQPVDDSPHVDTLDEDRARVEELDAEREALEAEIASLDGDIDGAEKLVEAENELGRLRERRDSVTSLIDQRENTLAEKVEQAETARSAAEEHGEKAEELREAAEQTASRAEETRENIAELETEREGVKASEERLERVQSLRGEIADAEARLDRLSERRSDLDELNDERRERLTEKQRRRRELRDGVDESQIQQAKERRSNAEQYLEQVDNELASLAEKRTKLDNDIGGAKTDIERLEELREKRGHVAERVEALESLHEETEELEAMYGDLRAELRQRNVETLERMLNETFDLVYANDAYARIRLDGEYELTVYQKDGRALDPEQLSGGERALFNLSLRCAIYRLLAEGIEGAAPTPPLILDEPTVFLDSGHVGRLVDLVEEMRGFGVRQIIIVSHDDELVGAADDLVTVEKNPTSNRSTVRHEETAGLSAVESVADD; via the coding sequence GTGAGATTCGACCGCATCCGGCTGAAAAACTTCAAACCGTACGCCGACACCGACCTCGAACTCGACGAGGGCGTGACTGTCATCCACGGCCTCAACGGCAGCGGGAAGTCCTCGCTCTTGGAGGCGTGTTTCTTCGCGCTCTACGGGTCGAAAGCGCTCGACAGCACCCAAACGCTCGAAGACGTGGTGACGAACGGCGAAGAGGAGTCCGAAGTCGAACTGTGGTTCACGCACGCGGGTGAGAGCTACCACGTCGAACGCCGGATTCGTCTCTCGGGCGACCGGGCGACGACGGCAAAGTGCGTTCTCGAAGGCTCGGCGGTCCCCGACGGCAGCGTCGACGGCGCACGCGATGTGCGGAAGTTCGTCGTCAACCTGCTGCGGATGGACGCGGACGCGTTCGTCAACTGCGCATACGTCCGCCAGGGCGAGGTGAACAAACTCATCAACGCGTCGCCGGGCGAGCGCCAGGACATGATAGACGACCTGCTCCAGTTGGGAAAACTGGAGGAGTACCGCGAACGGGCGCGGAGCGCGCGTCTCGGCGTCGAGGACGTCCTCGGCGACAAACGCGGTGGTCTCCGCGAACTCTCGTCGCAGGTCGAAGAGAAAGAGGAGACGAACCCCTACGACCGACTGAACGCGCTGCAGACGGAACTGGGCGAACTCAAGGCGGCCATCGAACGGTACGAGACCCAGCGCGAGAAGGCAAAGAAGAGCCGGGACGAAGCCGTCGAGACGCTCGACGACTACGAGGAAAAACGGGCCGAACTCGCAGAACTCGCCGACGACATCGAGTCGCTGAAATCCGACATCGCCGAGACGGAGGAGAAACGAGAGACGCTCCGCGAGAACGCGCGGGAGGTGCGAGAGCGGGCCGACGAACTGACATCGACGGTCACCGACGCAGTCGCCGAGAGCGAGTTGGACGCCGTTGACGACGACGCCATCTCCGCGCGACTGACCGCGCTCTCGACGCGCAACGAGGAACTCACCGAGTCGATACAGGAACTGCGCGAGAACGCCCAGGGGTTCGAGAACCAGTCGTCGAACCTCGCGGAGAAAGCGACGGACCTCGAATCGCGTGCCGAACAGAAGCGGACGCGCGCCGAGGAACTGGAGGCAGAGCACGAGACGGGCGAATCCGAACTCGACGACCGCCGGGAGGCGCTCGGCGAGATCGACACACAGATAGACGACCTCGAAGCGACGTTCGAGGAGGCGCCCGTCGACCGCGGCGACGCCTCGGCGCACCTCGCCGACCTTCGTGAGGAGAAGTCGTCGCTCCGCGACGACCTCGAGACGGTTCGGACGAAGCTCCGGTCGACCCGTCAGCGCGTCGAGGAGGCACGCCGGCTGTTGGACGAGGGGAAATGCCCCGAGTGCGGGCAGCCCGTCGACGACTCGCCGCACGTCGATACCCTCGACGAGGACCGCGCTCGCGTCGAAGAACTCGACGCCGAACGCGAGGCGCTCGAAGCGGAGATCGCGTCGCTCGACGGCGACATCGACGGCGCGGAGAAGCTCGTCGAAGCCGAGAACGAACTCGGGCGGCTGCGCGAGCGCCGCGACAGCGTCACGAGCCTCATCGACCAACGCGAGAACACGCTCGCCGAGAAAGTCGAGCAGGCGGAGACGGCGCGAAGCGCGGCGGAAGAACACGGGGAGAAAGCCGAAGAACTCCGAGAGGCCGCCGAGCAGACGGCGTCGCGCGCCGAGGAGACTCGCGAGAACATCGCGGAACTGGAGACGGAACGAGAGGGCGTGAAGGCGAGCGAAGAGCGCCTCGAACGCGTCCAGTCGCTCCGCGGCGAGATCGCGGACGCCGAAGCGAGACTCGACCGTCTCTCCGAGCGGCGGTCGGACCTCGACGAACTCAACGACGAGCGGCGAGAGCGTTTGACGGAGAAGCAGCGTCGCCGCCGCGAACTCCGCGACGGCGTCGACGAGTCCCAGATTCAACAGGCCAAAGAGCGGAGGTCGAACGCCGAACAGTACCTCGAACAGGTCGACAACGAACTGGCGTCGCTGGCCGAAAAGCGAACGAAACTCGACAACGACATCGGCGGCGCAAAGACCGATATCGAGCGCCTCGAAGAGCTGCGGGAGAAGCGCGGCCACGTCGCCGAACGCGTCGAGGCGCTCGAATCGCTCCACGAGGAGACCGAGGAGCTGGAGGCGATGTACGGCGACCTGCGCGCGGAACTCCGCCAGCGCAACGTGGAGACGCTCGAACGGATGCTCAACGAGACGTTCGACCTCGTCTACGCCAACGACGCCTACGCCCGAATCCGCCTCGACGGCGAGTACGAACTCACCGTCTACCAGAAAGACGGTCGGGCGCTCGACCCCGAGCAGCTATCCGGCGGTGAGCGCGCGCTGTTCAACCTCTCGCTTCGGTGCGCCATCTACCGCCTCTTGGCCGAGGGTATCGAGGGGGCGGCTCCGACGCCGCCGCTCATCCTCGACGAACCGACCGTCTTCCTCGACTCGGGGCACGTCGGCCGTCTGGTCGACTTGGTCGAGGAGATGCGCGGCTTCGGCGTCCGGCAGATAATCATCGTCAGCCACGACGACGAACTCGTCGGCGCGGCCGACGACCTCGTGACCGTCGAGAAGAACCCGACGAGCAACCGCTCGACGGTTCGCCACGAGGAGACGGCCGGGCTCTCGGCCGTCGAATCGGTCGCCGACGACTGA
- the mre11 gene encoding DNA double-strand break repair protein Mre11 — translation MTRVIHTGDTHIGYQQYHSPARRRDFLTAFEQVLADAVDDDVDAVVHAGDLFHDRRPELQDLLGTLSALRTLQDADIPFLAVVGNHESTRGGQWLDLFERLGLATRLGPDPHVVGETAFYGLDHVPKSRRDELDYQFEPHDATHSALVSHGLFTPFAHADWETESVLDGSNVDFDVVLLGDNHEAGTAEVRETPVTYCGSTERASTSEREGRGYNIVEFDGEVDIRQRALDTRPFVFVSVELSEGEGEARVREQIRQHDLEDAVVVVEVTSDGEPVTPASVEEFVAERGALVARVTDRREIEVESDLSVSFADPDDAVRERIADLGLSAAALDVDETVRASKTADSNVRDEVKQRVATLVEDGLDNFARAEAREDDESGAETDPEPDVNVGGDDTSDGEVDTDTSQPAANGEGATDDTSESPAVSAESAESDGSDESDKSTETAESAETAETTEAAEAVTAEETATDGQLSMEDYS, via the coding sequence ATGACTCGGGTGATACACACCGGCGACACCCACATCGGGTATCAACAGTACCACTCGCCGGCGCGACGACGGGACTTTCTGACGGCGTTCGAGCAGGTGCTCGCGGACGCCGTCGACGACGACGTGGACGCCGTCGTCCACGCCGGCGACCTGTTTCACGACCGCCGCCCCGAACTGCAGGACCTCCTCGGAACGCTTTCGGCGCTTCGGACCCTCCAGGACGCTGACATCCCGTTTCTGGCGGTCGTCGGCAACCACGAGTCGACCCGGGGCGGGCAGTGGCTCGACCTCTTCGAGCGACTCGGTCTGGCGACGCGCCTGGGTCCCGACCCGCACGTCGTCGGCGAGACGGCCTTCTACGGTCTGGACCACGTCCCCAAATCGAGACGTGACGAGCTCGACTATCAGTTCGAACCGCACGACGCCACCCATTCGGCGCTCGTCAGCCACGGCCTCTTTACCCCCTTCGCCCACGCCGACTGGGAGACTGAGTCCGTGCTCGACGGGTCGAACGTCGACTTCGACGTCGTGCTGCTCGGCGACAACCACGAGGCCGGCACCGCCGAGGTTCGGGAGACCCCGGTCACGTACTGCGGGTCGACCGAGCGCGCGAGTACGAGCGAACGCGAGGGTCGCGGCTACAATATCGTCGAGTTCGACGGCGAGGTGGACATCCGCCAGCGAGCGCTCGATACGCGGCCGTTCGTCTTCGTCTCCGTCGAACTAAGCGAAGGAGAGGGCGAAGCGCGGGTCCGCGAGCAGATCCGCCAACACGACCTCGAAGACGCCGTCGTCGTCGTCGAAGTGACCAGCGACGGCGAACCGGTCACGCCCGCGAGCGTCGAGGAGTTCGTCGCCGAACGCGGCGCGCTCGTCGCCCGCGTCACCGACCGCCGGGAGATCGAGGTCGAATCCGACCTCTCGGTGAGTTTCGCCGACCCCGACGACGCGGTGCGCGAGCGCATCGCCGACCTCGGACTCTCCGCCGCCGCTCTCGACGTCGACGAGACGGTTCGCGCGAGCAAGACGGCCGACTCGAACGTCCGCGACGAGGTGAAACAGCGCGTTGCGACCCTCGTCGAAGACGGACTCGACAACTTCGCGCGCGCGGAGGCTCGTGAGGACGACGAGAGCGGAGCGGAGACCGACCCCGAACCGGACGTGAACGTCGGCGGAGACGACACCAGCGACGGCGAAGTCGACACCGACACGTCGCAGCCGGCGGCGAACGGCGAAGGGGCCACCGACGATACGAGCGAGTCCCCAGCCGTATCCGCCGAGTCTGCCGAGTCCGACGGCTCTGACGAGTCCGATAAGTCGACCGAGACCGCAGAGTCCGCCGAGACCGCAGAGACCACCGAGGCAGCCGAAGCGGTGACCGCAGAGGAGACGGCGACCGACGGCCAACTCTCCATGGAGGACTACTCGTGA
- a CDS encoding MarR family transcriptional regulator: protein MSCTEVAATDSTDRWESIRDLPPSAKLVAKVLDYNETMTQSQLAEETLLPPRTVRYALTRLEEQDVVDSRFSFSDARKRLYTLTV from the coding sequence ATGAGTTGCACCGAGGTAGCCGCCACCGATTCGACCGACCGGTGGGAATCGATCCGTGACCTGCCCCCGAGCGCGAAACTCGTTGCGAAAGTCCTCGACTACAACGAGACGATGACCCAGAGCCAGCTCGCCGAAGAGACGCTGCTGCCGCCGCGGACGGTTCGCTACGCGCTGACGCGACTCGAAGAACAGGACGTCGTCGACTCCCGCTTTTCGTTCTCGGACGCACGGAAACGACTGTACACGCTGACGGTCTGA
- the pan1 gene encoding proteasome-activating nucleotidase Pan1, which yields MTDTVDDVDLPYEEETASQQEKIEALEERLEVLEAQNEEMRDKLLDANAENNKYQQKLERLTHENKKLKQSPLFVATVQEINEDGVVIKQHGNNQEALTEVTDEMRDDLEPDARVAVNNSLSIVKKLEKETDVRARVMQVEHSPDVTYEDIGGLEEQMNEVRETVEMPLDRPEMFSEVGIDPPSGVLLYGPPGTGKTMLAKAVANQTDATFIKMAGSELVHKFIGEGAKLVRDLFEVARENEPAVLFIDEIDAIASKRTDSKTSGDAEVQRTMMQLLSEMDGFADRGEIRIIAATNRFDMLDPAILRPGRFDRLIEVPKPNDEGREIIFQIHTRNMNVSDDVDFAELAEMADDASGADVKAVCTEAGMFAIRDDRTEIFMQDFVDAWEKIQAEDADIDADASRAFA from the coding sequence ATGACCGATACTGTGGATGACGTCGACTTACCCTACGAAGAGGAGACGGCGTCACAGCAGGAGAAAATCGAGGCGTTGGAAGAACGCCTCGAGGTCCTCGAAGCTCAAAACGAGGAGATGCGGGACAAACTCCTCGACGCAAACGCCGAGAACAACAAGTACCAGCAGAAGCTGGAGCGACTGACCCACGAGAACAAGAAGCTCAAACAGTCGCCGCTGTTCGTCGCCACCGTCCAGGAGATAAACGAAGACGGCGTCGTCATCAAACAGCACGGCAACAACCAAGAGGCCCTCACCGAAGTGACCGACGAGATGCGGGACGACTTAGAACCCGACGCCCGCGTCGCCGTCAACAACTCTCTCTCCATTGTCAAGAAGCTCGAAAAGGAGACCGACGTGCGCGCACGCGTCATGCAGGTCGAACACAGCCCCGATGTCACCTACGAGGACATCGGCGGACTCGAAGAGCAGATGAACGAGGTGCGCGAGACGGTCGAGATGCCGCTTGACCGCCCGGAGATGTTCTCCGAGGTCGGCATCGATCCGCCGTCTGGCGTCCTCCTCTACGGCCCGCCGGGCACCGGCAAGACGATGCTCGCCAAGGCCGTCGCCAACCAGACCGACGCCACCTTCATCAAGATGGCCGGCTCCGAACTCGTCCACAAGTTCATCGGCGAGGGCGCGAAACTCGTCCGCGACCTCTTCGAGGTGGCCCGCGAGAACGAGCCCGCCGTCCTCTTCATCGACGAGATCGACGCCATCGCCTCCAAGCGGACCGATTCGAAGACCTCCGGCGACGCCGAGGTCCAGCGGACGATGATGCAGTTGCTCAGCGAGATGGACGGCTTCGCCGACCGCGGCGAGATCCGCATCATCGCGGCGACGAACCGCTTCGACATGCTCGACCCCGCCATCCTCCGGCCGGGTCGGTTCGACCGCCTCATCGAGGTGCCCAAGCCGAACGACGAGGGTCGTGAGATCATCTTCCAGATCCACACGCGCAACATGAACGTCTCCGACGACGTGGACTTCGCGGAGCTCGCCGAGATGGCCGACGATGCCTCCGGTGCCGACGTCAAAGCCGTCTGCACCGAGGCGGGGATGTTCGCCATCCGCGACGACCGCACCGAGATATTCATGCAGGACTTCGTCGACGCCTGGGAGAAGATTCAAGCCGAAGACGCCGACATCGACGCCGACGCGTCGCGCGCGTTCGCCTAG
- the nth gene encoding endonuclease III: protein MGEPLPSREEQALEVLDRLYEEYPDTTISLNFSNRLELLIAVMLSAQCTDERVNKVTADLFETYRTPEEYANVPQEEMAEAISSITYYNNKAKYIRSAAADIVEKHDGAVPDTMTELTDLAGVGRKTANVVLQHGHDVVEGIVVDTHVQRISRRLGLTEEEYPERIEEDLMSVVPEEDWQQYTHLFISHGRAVCTARNPTCSDCALEEICPSSKLDHDVDLASGDPW from the coding sequence ATGGGAGAGCCACTACCGTCGCGCGAGGAGCAGGCGTTGGAAGTCCTCGACCGGCTGTACGAGGAGTATCCGGACACGACTATCTCGCTGAACTTCTCGAACCGCCTCGAACTGCTCATCGCCGTGATGCTGTCGGCGCAGTGCACCGACGAGCGGGTGAACAAGGTAACCGCCGACCTCTTCGAGACGTACCGCACGCCCGAGGAGTACGCGAACGTGCCGCAGGAGGAGATGGCCGAGGCGATTTCCTCTATCACTTACTACAACAACAAGGCGAAGTACATCCGGTCTGCGGCCGCCGACATCGTCGAGAAACACGACGGCGCGGTGCCGGACACGATGACGGAACTGACCGACCTCGCGGGTGTCGGCCGGAAGACAGCGAACGTCGTCCTCCAGCACGGTCACGACGTCGTCGAGGGGATCGTCGTCGACACTCACGTCCAGCGCATCAGTCGCCGGCTCGGCCTCACCGAGGAGGAGTACCCGGAGCGAATCGAGGAGGACCTGATGTCCGTCGTCCCCGAGGAGGACTGGCAGCAGTACACCCACCTGTTCATCAGCCACGGCCGGGCGGTCTGCACGGCGCGCAACCCCACGTGTTCGGACTGCGCGCTCGAAGAGATCTGTCCCTCCTCGAAACTCGATCACGATGTCGACCTCGCCAGCGGCGACCCCTGGTGA
- a CDS encoding DUF7321 family protein, with protein MVSETAIATLAALMVTASFPFYLYGAWIMIDTETVTWDVLVYHLKFIVTGLALNTIPVVVWMVPRLLDQLGGLSALHAILGLQAYAMLIFALTGIVRIFQAKRNADLYHNPDREIDLNDLHENMGAWRGRLRLGVLGYVLFWIGAYVIGVIRYVTMYL; from the coding sequence ATGGTAAGCGAGACCGCCATCGCGACGCTCGCCGCGCTGATGGTGACCGCGAGTTTCCCGTTCTATCTCTACGGTGCCTGGATCATGATTGACACCGAGACGGTGACGTGGGACGTGCTCGTCTACCATCTGAAGTTCATCGTCACCGGCCTCGCGCTGAACACGATTCCGGTCGTCGTCTGGATGGTTCCGCGCCTGCTCGACCAACTCGGCGGCCTGTCGGCGCTGCACGCCATCCTCGGCCTGCAGGCGTACGCGATGCTGATCTTCGCGCTCACGGGTATCGTCCGCATCTTTCAGGCCAAGCGCAACGCCGACCTCTATCACAACCCCGACCGGGAGATCGACCTGAACGACCTCCACGAGAACATGGGTGCGTGGCGCGGCCGGCTCCGACTCGGCGTCCTCGGCTACGTGCTGTTCTGGATCGGCGCGTACGTCATCGGCGTGATTCGCTACGTGACGATGTATCTCTGA
- a CDS encoding DUF7319 domain-containing protein, protein MSDPSSASADSPDEPSDRRSDADELDALRREVESKYDFDNFGPREMAEMSLEEWEVAFDSDSWITGPELLDRVEKELRSRVASREVFAVVERVREDGEDRVVAYSDEGFAVVYDDGSVEGRGTVLRDVKPTVALCSMDDYEVEEPPLDASLPKPEDVPEGTGQLGNNMLQVVAGVQILAAVGLLILWSPLTPLIPFASAGQMNFAPPAVAFFFLLVGLFLFMTVANARLSDRFRAEEYRNRLRALDPEQVDRPEFLPGGNESTRPAVDAGENAEKRPADRPERE, encoded by the coding sequence ATGTCCGACCCGTCATCCGCGTCGGCAGACAGTCCCGACGAGCCGAGCGACCGACGGTCCGACGCCGACGAGTTGGACGCGCTTCGCCGCGAAGTCGAGTCGAAGTACGACTTCGACAACTTCGGCCCAAGGGAGATGGCGGAGATGTCGCTCGAAGAGTGGGAGGTCGCCTTCGACAGCGACTCGTGGATAACCGGTCCGGAACTGCTCGACAGAGTCGAGAAGGAGCTTCGCTCGCGCGTCGCCAGCCGCGAGGTGTTCGCCGTCGTCGAACGCGTCCGCGAAGACGGCGAAGACCGAGTCGTCGCCTACTCCGACGAGGGGTTCGCCGTCGTGTACGACGACGGGAGCGTCGAGGGCCGCGGCACGGTTCTCAGAGACGTGAAACCCACCGTCGCGCTCTGCTCGATGGACGACTACGAGGTCGAGGAGCCGCCGCTGGACGCCTCGCTGCCGAAACCCGAGGACGTCCCCGAAGGGACGGGCCAACTCGGCAACAACATGTTGCAGGTCGTCGCGGGCGTCCAGATTCTCGCCGCGGTCGGCCTCCTCATCCTCTGGTCGCCGTTGACGCCGCTCATCCCGTTCGCGTCGGCCGGCCAGATGAACTTCGCGCCGCCGGCCGTGGCGTTCTTCTTCCTGCTCGTCGGCCTATTCCTCTTCATGACCGTCGCCAACGCGCGGCTCTCGGACCGATTCCGCGCCGAGGAGTACCGAAACCGGTTGCGGGCGCTCGACCCCGAGCAGGTCGACCGGCCGGAGTTTCTCCCCGGCGGCAACGAGTCGACGCGGCCGGCAGTCGACGCCGGCGAGAACGCCGAGAAACGGCCCGCCGACCGACCCGAGCGCGAGTAG
- a CDS encoding halocyanin domain-containing protein — protein MKRRDFLRAAGGSAAAAAAASGTAAAAEEGGGGGGQQPDFGSWLSGVEGGYQDMRGQSEVTVQVGADGNGGAYAFQPAGIWVDSGTKVIWEWTGEGGGHNVAHQGGPGDYTSETSSEAGFTFEYTFEEGGISEYHCEPHAGLGMKGAVAVGGDVPTTAAGGGEKDLHELGVPVQAHWVGSATILGILVTIIYSFYILKYGESANTGRGR, from the coding sequence ATGAAAAGGCGGGACTTTCTGAGAGCGGCCGGTGGCTCGGCTGCCGCCGCAGCCGCCGCATCCGGCACCGCCGCCGCCGCGGAGGAAGGAGGCGGGGGAGGCGGACAGCAACCCGACTTCGGCAGTTGGCTCTCCGGCGTCGAGGGTGGCTATCAGGACATGCGAGGACAGAGCGAAGTGACCGTACAGGTCGGTGCAGACGGCAACGGCGGGGCGTACGCCTTCCAGCCCGCCGGTATCTGGGTCGACTCGGGTACGAAGGTCATCTGGGAGTGGACCGGCGAAGGTGGCGGTCACAACGTCGCCCACCAAGGCGGACCCGGTGACTACACCTCCGAGACGTCGAGCGAGGCGGGCTTCACGTTCGAGTACACCTTCGAGGAGGGCGGCATCAGCGAGTATCACTGCGAACCACACGCCGGCCTCGGGATGAAAGGAGCCGTCGCCGTCGGCGGCGACGTTCCGACCACCGCAGCGGGCGGCGGCGAGAAGGACCTCCACGAACTCGGCGTACCGGTGCAGGCGCACTGGGTGGGGTCGGCGACCATCCTCGGCATCCTCGTCACCATCATCTACTCGTTCTACATCCTGAAGTACGGCGAGTCCGCAAACACCGGGAGGGGTCGATAG
- a CDS encoding DUF7318 family protein produces MSSSGSTYGDIHRYEPARESTAAAIAIVLLTIIEVLFVFLFTYGLVSGWGLTDIGNMFLGGVLTVIFVDLAFILALYRKEFLPDVMIVKKRRRKWEDLYVREEQADGETIGTGAWDTLKRAVYPYYKR; encoded by the coding sequence ATGTCCTCCTCCGGGAGTACCTACGGCGACATCCACCGATACGAACCGGCGCGCGAGAGCACCGCCGCGGCCATCGCCATCGTCCTCCTGACGATTATCGAGGTGTTGTTCGTGTTCCTGTTCACGTACGGGCTCGTCTCCGGGTGGGGTTTGACTGACATCGGGAACATGTTCCTCGGCGGCGTGCTCACCGTCATTTTCGTCGACCTGGCGTTCATCCTCGCACTGTACCGCAAGGAGTTCTTGCCCGACGTGATGATCGTAAAGAAGCGCCGTCGCAAGTGGGAGGATCTCTACGTCCGCGAAGAACAGGCAGACGGTGAAACCATCGGAACCGGCGCGTGGGACACCCTCAAACGCGCGGTCTACCCCTACTACAAGAGGTAA
- a CDS encoding cytochrome b, whose protein sequence is MSLERKDDYDHDAWLKEKDLSPVETTFLTALIWMDKRLRIVDYLEILETLYYRVNLQMPKSHTEQYNLDNKFWYWYPLYTLGLFSTLAYIVAAVSGALLGFYYSPATTGDPTTAYGQIEFIMTELQFGFFLRSLHRWAAQVMVAAVFLHMLRVYFTGAYKEPRELNWILGIILISLTMGFGYTGYLLPWDQLAFWAGQIGVEMALSVPLIGEWAAQLVFGGFTLSQSTLQRMYILHVFLLPFVVTTLIAIHIGIVWVQGIAEPH, encoded by the coding sequence ATGAGCTTAGAACGAAAAGACGACTACGACCACGACGCGTGGCTGAAGGAGAAGGACCTCTCGCCCGTCGAGACGACGTTCCTCACCGCGCTCATCTGGATGGACAAGCGACTCCGCATCGTGGACTATCTGGAGATTCTGGAGACGCTCTACTACAGAGTGAACCTCCAGATGCCGAAGAGTCACACCGAACAGTACAACCTCGACAACAAGTTCTGGTACTGGTACCCGCTGTACACGCTGGGACTGTTCTCGACGCTCGCGTACATCGTCGCCGCGGTGAGCGGGGCCTTACTGGGCTTTTACTACTCGCCGGCGACCACGGGCGACCCGACGACGGCGTACGGTCAGATCGAGTTTATCATGACCGAACTCCAGTTCGGGTTCTTCCTCCGCAGCCTCCACCGCTGGGCGGCACAGGTGATGGTCGCGGCGGTGTTCCTGCACATGCTCCGCGTCTACTTCACCGGCGCGTACAAGGAACCGCGCGAACTCAACTGGATACTCGGTATCATCCTCATCAGCCTGACGATGGGGTTCGGGTACACCGGCTACCTGCTCCCGTGGGACCAGCTCGCCTTCTGGGCGGGTCAGATCGGCGTCGAGATGGCGCTGTCGGTCCCGCTGATCGGCGAGTGGGCCGCCCAGCTGGTGTTCGGCGGCTTCACGCTGAGCCAATCGACGCTGCAACGCATGTACATCCTCCACGTGTTCCTGCTCCCGTTCGTGGTGACGACGCTCATCGCCATCCACATCGGCATCGTCTGGGTGCAGGGCATCGCGGAACCGCACTAA
- a CDS encoding cytochrome bc complex cytochrome b subunit codes for MTDNDNTTAETDGGTGIVAPDDETPTWSERKARKTGLSRLTYEYFERSRREDQDLRTESDYVERDVLGFPTWPHETVRNLSIASFFVGMIFFLSATLPPHIGSPANPSSTPAIILPDWYLYWSFGLLKLSPVNPELSILGGQKLMADRTYGVLANVVVVGFIAIVPFLNKGSARRPVEQPFWAAVGVGGVVFAFTISVLAVQNLVPMNIDLLFDLTFLLPIVAGTITYAVLKTMREGYMYDLNRRYYRLRPPR; via the coding sequence ATGACAGACAACGACAACACGACCGCGGAAACGGACGGCGGCACGGGCATCGTCGCCCCCGACGACGAGACGCCGACGTGGAGCGAGCGCAAGGCTCGCAAAACCGGCCTCTCTCGGCTCACCTACGAGTATTTCGAGCGCTCGCGCCGCGAAGACCAAGACCTTCGGACGGAGTCCGACTACGTCGAACGCGACGTGCTCGGCTTCCCCACTTGGCCGCACGAGACGGTGCGTAACCTCTCTATCGCCAGTTTCTTCGTCGGAATGATCTTCTTCCTCTCGGCGACGCTCCCGCCGCACATCGGGTCGCCCGCGAACCCGAGTTCGACGCCGGCGATCATCCTGCCCGACTGGTATCTGTACTGGTCGTTCGGCCTGCTGAAACTCAGCCCGGTCAACCCCGAACTGTCCATCCTCGGCGGACAGAAGCTGATGGCCGACCGGACGTACGGCGTGCTGGCGAACGTCGTCGTCGTCGGGTTCATCGCCATCGTTCCGTTCCTCAACAAGGGGAGCGCCCGTCGCCCCGTCGAACAGCCGTTCTGGGCGGCCGTCGGCGTCGGCGGCGTCGTCTTCGCGTTCACCATCAGCGTGCTCGCGGTTCAGAACCTGGTACCGATGAACATCGACCTGCTGTTCGACCTGACGTTCCTGCTGCCCATCGTCGCAGGTACCATCACCTACGCGGTGCTCAAGACGATGCGCGAGGGGTACATGTACGACCTCAACCGTCGGTACTACCGGCTTCGGCCGCCGCGCTAG
- a CDS encoding DUF7315 family membrane protein, with protein MSSDTNSDTADERATASSDVTADSDVTADSDAAAGERTGGDDARASGSGRRDVVVPMRLYKTITVFSTLIAVVSVVIGFVLIDAATIQFSFLRQAITGALGAVGLSVAPGILGAVLAFVGITVIGIGAGVYVLGTRFRARGMGNSQEDSNELSDNG; from the coding sequence ATGAGTTCAGATACGAACAGTGATACCGCCGACGAGCGTGCGACCGCAAGCAGCGACGTAACCGCCGACAGCGACGTAACCGCCGACAGCGACGCGGCCGCCGGCGAGAGGACGGGCGGAGACGACGCACGCGCGTCCGGGTCGGGTCGACGAGACGTCGTCGTTCCGATGCGACTGTACAAGACGATAACGGTGTTCTCGACGCTCATCGCCGTCGTCTCCGTCGTTATCGGCTTCGTGCTCATCGACGCGGCGACCATCCAGTTCAGTTTTCTCAGACAGGCTATCACCGGCGCGCTGGGGGCGGTCGGTCTCAGCGTCGCGCCGGGGATTCTCGGCGCGGTGCTCGCGTTCGTCGGAATCACCGTCATCGGCATCGGCGCGGGCGTGTACGTTCTCGGAACCCGGTTCCGCGCCCGCGGAATGGGAAACTCTCAAGAGGACTCCAACGAACTCTCGGATAATGGCTGA